Sequence from the Oscillatoria salina IIICB1 genome:
CGATTATCTAATTTTGGCTCCCTGCGCTCCTTCTAAAATTATCGCTGTTGGGAAAAATTATGCCAACCATGCGGCGGAAATGGGAGGTGATGTACCCACCGAACCAATTTTGTTTCTGAAACCGCCGACAGCGATTACTAGCGATGGGAAAGAGATTTACTATCCCTCGCAGTCAGAAAGAGTTGATTATGAGGGAGAGTTAGCCTTAATCATTGGCGATCGCGCTCATAATTTTACTAGCGAACAAGCTCGCAGTACCATTTGGGGTTATACTATTGCCAACGATGTTACTGCCCGCGATTTACAAAGAAAAGATTCCCAATGGACGAGAGCGAAAGGCTTTGACAGTTTTTGTCCTCTCGGTCCGTGGATTGTCCGGGAATTAAGTGCTGGAGCGAGGCTACAGACTTTTATCAATGATGAACCCTTACCCAGACAGTCAGCATCAATCTCGGAAATGGCATTTTCCCCAGAATTTATTGTCTCCTATATTTCGGGTATTATGACTTTACTCCCAGGAGATATCATTTTAACGGGAACCCCAGCCGGAGTTGGAGAGATGCGAATTGGCGATCGCGTGCGTGTGGAAATCGAAGGCATTGGTAGCTTAGAAAATCAACTGGTATCGCCTCCACTTATCACTTAGATCCTTTGGTGCGAAACTCTACTTTTCTTTATTGCTCCTCACATTTTTTCTTTTTAGCGCACTTGAGAATAAACTGCCTCTGATAGTTGGGGAATTTCTGCGTAATGTCCCCGCAGTGACTGAACTATCGAGTAACCGCAAGCAGCTAAGGTTCCTAAAAAGATTACATTATACAGAGTTTCAACCAGTAAAGTTCCTTGTAGCCCTCTACCAATCACACTCAGTACCAAACCAATCAAAAACAAAAGAATATCTATTAAAATCGCTTGCATTGTATTGAAACGAATAAAATGACTGATTCGTTCGTTTCTCACTACTGCTAAGAACAAGACAAAGAAAATGATTAGTCCTGCAAACGGACCTAAAATAGAGTAAATAAACGCTAAAGGTAGAAGTGGTATTTGGATAATTTCCAGGATGGGAAACTCTCGGATGAGATAGACACCAAAAGGAAAAACATAAAATAAAGGAATTAAGTAAACAAGCGCTCCGAAAATGCGGTCTTTAATATCTGTTGAACCACGCCAAGTCATTGTTTTTTCTCCTTGAGGACATGAGCAAGCAGTTTGGCGATCGCTAAGGGCGCTGGCGAAGAAAGCGCCAATCGCTCCATTCCACGATAGCGCAATCGCGACTTTTCTTTTCACTGCTCTAGAATCAAAGTTGCCCAAATTTTTGATTTATTTGATTTAGCTATGGCGCTAACATAAACCTTGCGTCTGTTTTACTCAATATCCGCCAAGCGAAAACCCATCTGACACTCATACAAATCTGGTTGCTTGGATCTAGTATCGATCTCGCATCCTGCTAGGCGCAAAGCACGCCCACAACCTAGTTTACCTTGATGCCATCGAGGTAAACCGCTTTGGGATGCCATTAAGCAACCTTGACAAACTTGCTGTGGGGAAAGAATTTGTTCGTCTGCGAGTATGACTAACATATTACCCCTCCGGTAGATATCTTATGTAGTTAAATTCATTCTAGTTGGAGATTTCGGTTCTGAGTAAAATCTGGTACATAGTGTAACTTGTATCCCGCGAGCGAGTAGCAGTATTTACCACTCCTCAGTCCCCAATCCCTGTTAAGATAGTTGATTTGGGGAAGTATTTCGGCTGAGTCTTCTAGTTGCTATTGATGCTTCTCAAATCACTAAACTCGCAAACGATAATTAATATGGCTCAAACTAATTTAGATTTTCTATCTCAAACAGATCCAGAAGTAGCAGCAACGATCGCTCGCGAATTACAACGCCAACGGGATCATCTAGAATTAATTGCTAGCGAAAATTTTACTTCCGCAGCAGTGTTAGCAGCACAAGGTTCGGTATTAACTAATAAGTATGCTGAAGGTTTGCCAGGTAAGCGCTACTATGGCGGCTGTGAATTTATCGATCGCGTAGAAGAAATGGCGATCGCCCGCGCTAAAAATTTGTTTGGGGCAGCGATGGCTAATGTTCAGCCTCATTCAGGGGCGCAAGCGAATTTCGCGGTCTTCTTGGCGCTGTTAGAGCCAGGAGACACAATTATGGGAATGGATTTATCCCACGGCGGACACCTCACTCATGGTTCGCCTGTGAATGTTTCCGGTAAGTGGTTTAAAGTTGTTCAGTATGGCGTTAAGAAAGAAACTGAACGCCTCGACTTTGACCAAATTCGCGATCTAGCACGCCAAGAACGCCCGAAACTAATTATTTGTGGTTATTCGGCTTATCCACGGATTATTGAATTTGAGAAATTTCGCGCGATCGCTGATGAAGTTGGTGCTTATTTACTAGCCGATATCGCTCACATTGCTGGTTTAGTCGCTACAGGACTTCATCCTAACCCAGTACCTGAGTGCGATGTGGTAACAACTACTACTCACAAAACTTTGCGCGGACCTCGTGGTGGTTTAATTCTCACTCGCGACCCCGAATTAGGTAAAAAATTAAATAAAGCTGTTTTCCCCGGTACTCAAGGTGGTCCCTTAGAACACGTTATTGCCGCGAAAGCAGTAGCTTTTGGCGAAGCACTCAAACCCGAATTTAAAGCTTATTCGGCGGCAGTAATCGAAAATGCTCAAGCTTTGGCGACGGGCTTACAAAAACGGGGTTTAAAGATTGTTTCTGACGGTACAGACAATCATCTGTTGCTGCTAGACTTGCGTAGCATCAAAATGACAGGAAAGCTTGCCGATAAATTAGTGAGCGAAGTTAATATTACTGCGAATAAAAATACCGTACCCTTCGATCCCGAATCGCCCTTTGTGACTAGCGGATTGCGTCTAGGTTCCCCTGCAATGACCACTCGAGGCATGGGAACGAGCGAATTTGACGAAATTGCCCAAATCATTGCCGATCGCCTCTTAAACCCAGAAGACCAAACTGTAGCCAACGACTGTCGCCGTCGGGTTGCAGCTTTATGCGAGAAATTCCCACTCTATCCTCATTTGCAAATTCCCGTTCCAGCGATCGCGTAGAAGGGATTAGGGATTGGGGATTGGGAACTGGGTATTGGGGAATTGGGAGAGAGGGAAGACAAGGAAGAGGGGAAAGACAAGGGAGACAAGGAGGAGAGGGAAGTTATATTACTTAGAAACCAGTTACCCAATACCCAGTCACCAGTCCCCAGTCCCCAGTCACCAGTCCCTACCCTAGTCCCCAGTCCCCAATCCCCAATCCCCAATTATCGTAAAGCGAGCAATTCTGCTTGTAGCAAAAAACTAACACCCAATAGGAAAAAAGCACGTTTAATAGCGATCGCTTGAGACTGCTTTAGACTAAAGTGGTGTAGTCTCTTTTGAGTCAACCGTTCTTTCTAGACCGACAATTGGTGATGCCTGCCCAGTTGTACCATATAATTGCATTCCTCGTCTCCATGACCGTTGTCTTATGGAGTACGCCAGTAGTAAAAACCCTAGGATTAAAAAGTGGACGCGTAGATCGACCTGGCGATCGCAAAGTCCACAAACGCCCAATGGTTCGTTTGGGAGGTGTCTCGATTTTCGCTGGCACTTTGACAGCCCTAGCGATCGTTTGGTGGCTAGGAGGCTTTGAAACTGTTTCCCCAGAAAAAGAATTGGAAGTTTGGGGCGTTACCCTCGGAGGGATCGCCTTTTTCCTGATTGGACTTGCTGACGATTTATTCAATCTCACTCCTACTTCCCGCTTGATTATGCAAACGGGTGTTGCTTCCCTCGCTTGGTGGCTGGGAGAGGTCAGAATTGAGTTTCTTTCGGTTCCTTTTGATGGCTTAGTTCATCTGAGTTGGTTGAGTCTTCCTGTCACCGTATTTTGGTTGGTGGGTATGGTTAATGCGATCAACTGGATTGATGGTTTGGATGGCTTGGCTGCTGGTGTTTCCGGTATTGCGGCGGTAGTAA
This genomic interval carries:
- a CDS encoding fumarylacetoacetate hydrolase family protein, whose amino-acid sequence is MAQRYVRIKTNLGQVYYGLLQLSRSVQVLDAPPWLGGQPTDLELEPDDYLILAPCAPSKIIAVGKNYANHAAEMGGDVPTEPILFLKPPTAITSDGKEIYYPSQSERVDYEGELALIIGDRAHNFTSEQARSTIWGYTIANDVTARDLQRKDSQWTRAKGFDSFCPLGPWIVRELSAGARLQTFINDEPLPRQSASISEMAFSPEFIVSYISGIMTLLPGDIILTGTPAGVGEMRIGDRVRVEIEGIGSLENQLVSPPLIT
- a CDS encoding Tic20 family protein, whose protein sequence is MTWRGSTDIKDRIFGALVYLIPLFYVFPFGVYLIREFPILEIIQIPLLPLAFIYSILGPFAGLIIFFVLFLAVVRNERISHFIRFNTMQAILIDILLFLIGLVLSVIGRGLQGTLLVETLYNVIFLGTLAACGYSIVQSLRGHYAEIPQLSEAVYSQVR
- the glyA gene encoding serine hydroxymethyltransferase; the encoded protein is MAQTNLDFLSQTDPEVAATIARELQRQRDHLELIASENFTSAAVLAAQGSVLTNKYAEGLPGKRYYGGCEFIDRVEEMAIARAKNLFGAAMANVQPHSGAQANFAVFLALLEPGDTIMGMDLSHGGHLTHGSPVNVSGKWFKVVQYGVKKETERLDFDQIRDLARQERPKLIICGYSAYPRIIEFEKFRAIADEVGAYLLADIAHIAGLVATGLHPNPVPECDVVTTTTHKTLRGPRGGLILTRDPELGKKLNKAVFPGTQGGPLEHVIAAKAVAFGEALKPEFKAYSAAVIENAQALATGLQKRGLKIVSDGTDNHLLLLDLRSIKMTGKLADKLVSEVNITANKNTVPFDPESPFVTSGLRLGSPAMTTRGMGTSEFDEIAQIIADRLLNPEDQTVANDCRRRVAALCEKFPLYPHLQIPVPAIA
- a CDS encoding glycosyltransferase family 4 protein, which codes for MPAQLYHIIAFLVSMTVVLWSTPVVKTLGLKSGRVDRPGDRKVHKRPMVRLGGVSIFAGTLTALAIVWWLGGFETVSPEKELEVWGVTLGGIAFFLIGLADDLFNLTPTSRLIMQTGVASLAWWLGEVRIEFLSVPFDGLVHLSWLSLPVTVFWLVGMVNAINWIDGLDGLAAGVSGIAAVVMLIVTLFMQQPAAAMIAAAIAGGALGFLRYNFNPAEIFMGDGGAYFLGFTLAGVGAIGLVKTTAVTAVLLPYLILAVPILDMSAVIVSRLSNGKSPFSADKRHLHHRLLKAGISQRLAVLFIYALTLWVGSLALAFSNFPSGGAYALGATMLLFYVGWQVWRIARIRN